In a genomic window of Aggregatimonas sangjinii:
- a CDS encoding LacI family DNA-binding transcriptional regulator: MKKITIHEIAKILKIDSSTVSRALNNSSRVNEKTKMLVLAKANELGYKPNLIAANLRRSRSNTIGVVVPRITRHFFSSTISGIEETAYNSGFNVVISQSLEKLSREQKIVNNLFSNRVDGILISVSMETIDSSHLKILEDSGLPLVFFDRHMADMKDSNRVLIDDVAGAFEGVSHLIENNCRKIAHFSGPQTLEIYKNRLAGYRNALDKHRIVFDPDLVVMSNLLQEDGYRITQDLLKKHPDIDAIFSANDQAAIGAINYLKSIGKRIPDEIAIVGFSNEPISELIEPSLTSIDQFGVEIGRISCNLLMDKIKKKDSETAHRAIYLKPSLMIRSSSDKKLI; this comes from the coding sequence ATGAAGAAAATTACTATTCACGAGATCGCCAAAATCCTGAAAATCGATAGCTCCACGGTGTCTAGGGCATTGAACAATAGCAGCAGGGTGAATGAGAAAACCAAAATGCTTGTTTTGGCCAAAGCGAACGAATTAGGTTATAAGCCAAACTTGATTGCGGCAAATCTTAGACGTAGCCGAAGTAATACGATCGGGGTTGTCGTTCCTAGAATTACAAGGCATTTTTTTTCATCTACCATTTCCGGTATTGAGGAGACCGCCTATAATTCCGGATTTAATGTGGTTATCTCCCAATCCTTGGAAAAATTAAGTCGTGAACAAAAGATCGTGAATAACCTTTTTTCGAACCGAGTCGATGGAATTTTAATATCGGTGTCAATGGAAACGATTGATAGCTCGCATTTGAAGATTCTTGAAGATTCCGGTTTGCCCTTGGTGTTTTTCGACAGGCACATGGCCGATATGAAGGATAGCAACCGCGTATTGATCGATGATGTCGCCGGTGCATTCGAAGGGGTTTCACATCTGATTGAGAACAATTGTAGAAAAATTGCGCATTTTTCAGGTCCGCAAACCTTGGAAATTTATAAGAATCGTTTGGCAGGTTACAGAAATGCCCTTGATAAACATCGGATTGTATTTGATCCGGATTTGGTAGTAATGTCTAATTTACTGCAGGAGGATGGCTACCGAATTACACAAGACCTATTAAAAAAGCATCCTGATATCGATGCAATCTTTTCCGCAAACGACCAAGCAGCTATCGGGGCGATAAATTATTTGAAAAGTATCGGGAAGCGGATTCCTGATGAAATCGCAATAGTCGGGTTCAGTAACGAACCGATATCGGAATTAATCGAACCTTCATTGACAAGTATCGATCAGTTCGGGGTCGAAATCGGTAGGATTTCCTGTAATCTTTTGATGGATAAAATCAAAAAGAAGGATTCCGAAACGGCGCACCGGGCGATTTATTTAAAACCATCATTGATGATTAGGAGTTCATCTGATAAGAAATTAATTTAA
- a CDS encoding RagB/SusD family nutrient uptake outer membrane protein — MKTEIYQIKFYKVLLLTFFLCLTISCEDTLKEEPPSVISLEEITEENLDALLIGVYEPLTRSRGRIWETQFLLAQTLMEESSRNTGGRGRLAEYDFLGGASGYQAGWPTLYNAVGRANILLQNLETNDIISEDLKNRAIGEASFVRAVVYYTLVRGWGSVPLRLVPVNDSDNTGQPLESVENIYAQIINDLMVAENSLDLTTSNPGRATSGAAKVMLADVYLTQGNFQAARDKAIEVIDEASTYGYALLDSYPEIFSPTAPTHAEDVFSLKFSQNVGLGNFIPTYFAPAQPNTLANEAGIAARGLAFAAADGDSPLIANWDDNDLRKSWNLYSSVVVNGETVELESLPPETEFLYGKYRDPGAVEETAAGNDFFLYRYADALLIFAEAENQVNGPTAEAYEAVNQIRRRAYGVDQGTPDAAVDFPEGLSQSEFDDLIFQERGYEFMAEAKRWFDMVRTGRWETIIPAANKPLPTQLTWELPNSELQNNPALND, encoded by the coding sequence ATGAAAACAGAGATATATCAAATAAAATTTTACAAAGTACTGCTCCTCACTTTTTTCTTGTGTCTTACCATTAGCTGTGAAGACACCCTGAAAGAAGAACCACCCAGCGTCATTAGCTTAGAGGAAATTACCGAAGAAAATCTTGATGCCTTGCTCATTGGTGTGTACGAACCGCTAACGCGCAGCAGGGGAAGAATTTGGGAAACCCAATTTCTGCTAGCGCAGACCTTAATGGAAGAAAGTTCCCGGAATACCGGTGGTCGCGGCCGTTTGGCCGAATACGATTTCCTTGGCGGGGCCAGTGGCTATCAAGCGGGTTGGCCTACGCTATACAATGCGGTCGGCCGGGCCAACATACTTCTTCAAAATCTGGAGACAAACGACATCATTTCCGAAGATTTGAAAAATAGAGCTATTGGAGAAGCCTCTTTTGTTAGAGCGGTTGTGTATTACACCTTGGTAAGAGGATGGGGCTCGGTACCGCTTCGATTGGTGCCTGTAAATGATTCCGACAATACCGGTCAACCGCTTGAATCTGTCGAGAATATTTATGCACAGATCATTAACGATTTAATGGTTGCGGAGAATAGCCTGGACCTGACCACCTCAAATCCAGGAAGAGCGACCTCCGGCGCGGCAAAGGTGATGCTTGCCGATGTATATCTCACTCAAGGCAATTTTCAAGCAGCTAGGGACAAGGCCATTGAAGTGATCGACGAGGCAAGTACCTACGGCTACGCTTTGCTAGACTCTTATCCCGAAATATTCTCACCTACGGCACCAACCCACGCGGAAGATGTTTTCTCATTGAAATTTTCCCAAAATGTGGGTCTAGGAAATTTTATACCGACATATTTCGCACCTGCCCAACCGAATACCTTGGCCAATGAGGCCGGTATCGCTGCAAGGGGACTCGCCTTCGCCGCGGCGGATGGCGATTCACCTTTAATCGCCAATTGGGATGACAATGATTTAAGGAAATCTTGGAACTTGTACAGTTCGGTGGTGGTAAACGGTGAAACTGTTGAGCTCGAATCGCTTCCTCCGGAAACGGAATTCCTTTATGGAAAGTATAGGGACCCCGGGGCGGTGGAAGAAACGGCGGCCGGCAACGACTTTTTTCTTTACCGCTACGCCGATGCACTCCTTATTTTTGCAGAAGCGGAAAATCAGGTTAATGGACCTACAGCCGAAGCCTATGAGGCCGTAAACCAAATAAGAAGGAGAGCCTATGGTGTAGATCAAGGCACTCCGGACGCTGCCGTAGACTTCCCAGAAGGTTTAAGTCAATCCGAATTTGACGATTTGATTTTTCAAGAAAGAGGTTATGAGTTTATGGCCGAAGCAAAACGCTGGTTCGATATGGTACGAACAGGCAGATGGGAAACGATTATTCCAGCTGCTAACAAGCCTTTACCTACACAGCTGACTTGGGAGCTTCCCAATAGTGAGCTTCAAAACAATCCAGCATTGAATGATTAA